In the Streptomyces sp. 3214.6 genome, CGGCGGCCATCAGCGCCGACATGCCGAGGTCGGTGGCCTCGCCGTAGCGCAGGGCGATCAGCGAGGAGACCGAGCTGGTGCCGTTCTGCAGGATGTGCGGCTGGATCGCGAAGACCGGCGAGATGATCAGGTAGACGGCGATGGTCTCGCCGAGCGCCCGGCCCAGACCCAACATGGTGCCGCCGATCATGCCGCCCTTACCGAAGGGCAGGACGACGCTGCGGATCATGCCCCAGCGGTGGGCGCCGAGCGCGTACGCGCCCTCCCGCTCGCCGACCGGAGCCTGCGAGAAAACCTCCCGCACCACCGAGCAGATGATGGGCGCGACCATCAGGGAGACGACGATGCCGGCGATGAAGGTGGAGGAGGTGAAGACCGTCGCGGTGGCGAGCGGGTCCCGCGGATCGGCGCCGTCGACCTCGAACAGCGGGATCCACCCGAAGTACGTCGAGATCCAGCGCGCCACGGTGACCACGTGCCCCTGGAAGAAGAACAGGCCCCACAACCCGTAGACCACGGACGGCACGGCGGCCATCAGGTCGACGACGCTGATGAGGGTCTGTCGCAGGCGCGGCGGCGCGTACTCGGAGATGTAGAGCGCGGTGCCGATGGCCAGCGGAACGGCGAACACGATGGCGACCAGCGCGATCAGGATGGTTCCGACGAGCACGGCGGCGATGCCGAAGTTACCGCCCTCGGGCTCCCACGCCTCGGTGGTGACGAAGTCCCACTTCGCGACCGACAGCGCCTGCCAGGCCCGGTACGTCAGAAACCCGCCGACGAGCAGCATGATCGCGAGGACCAGGGCGCCGCCCCCGCGCAGGATGCCCCGGAACACCCGGTCGGGCATGCCCTGGTCGGGATACAGGCGTCTGGGAGGGTCGTCCGCCGCAGCCGCGGATCGCTCGATGATTCGCGTCGTCACACGTGACGACACTTCTGAGGTGTGATGGACACGCGCGGACCTGAATGTGAACGAGACGCCCCCGCGAGGCAACTTCCGATGTTGACGTGAACGCGGCGAGAGATGGGCCGGTGGAAGGGTGCGGGACTGGGCCTCCTGGCCCAGTCCCGCATCCCCATGCGAACGCTGGACCCTCAGCCCGACCAGTCCGCCGCGCCCGTCACGCCCGCCCTGCCCGTGCGGCTCATTCGCCGTCCCCCCACGGGATCGCCGCGCCCGACCCGAGTTCGGTCAGCAGCGCCCGGAAACGCTCATAGGCGGCCTGGCACGTCGAGTGCCGTTCATAGGCCCGCGAGGACACGGCCACGGTGCCGCCGGCGGGATCACGTAACCGCCAGACCCACCCGCTGCCCTCCGAGGTGTGGTGCACCGCGCCGGTCAGTTTCCCCACGTCCGTGCACATCCGCTCGAACCCGGCCCGGCACTCCCCGTAGTCCCGGTACGTCCTCGCGGCCACGGCGATCACCCGCCCGTTCGTGGCAGTGAGCCGCCACGAATAAGTGCCGTCTGCACCTATGTCTATTTGACAGCGCGTGCCGGGTGCGGCCGCGCCCCCCATTCTTGCCGACATCCATCCCCACTCCTGTATCCCCATATCAGGAAGCCGCACGATTCGGCGCTGATTCGCCGGTCGTGCGGCACACGCAGGCTAGTGAGAGCGAAGAGACAGGAGATCAACAGCTTCGACACTTTTCACTCTAAAGTTGCCCCTCGTTCACACGTCGATCGACAGAAACCGACAGGAGTAGGCGGATTCCCGCGTCGGACCCAACAGTCAGCACACCTAGGACCTGTCCTAGGTGGTCGCCAGGTCCGCTGATATTCGGGTCGAATTTACCCTTCGGCTTTCCTATAATTCGACCGATCTGAATTCCCGCGGCAACGAGTACGCTGCACACGCCAATTCGCTACCGCCGCAGGTAAATGGACCAGCGCGGCATTCACACATCACCTTGGGGAATTCGCATGCGCATGTACTCCGCCGTCGCCGCCGCGTGCGGCGTCGTTGCCCTGTCCGCCCTCGCCGTTCCCGCCGCGCACGCCGACGAGAGGTTCGGCGACACCGACATCACGGGGGTGGTCGTGAACCACGGCGAACCCGTCGTCGTCGGCACGAGCGCGAGAACCGTCATCGTCGAGGTCACCGCGACCGACCCGTCCGGCCTCGACCAGATCAACGCCACCCTCTACCACGGCTCGTTCGAAGCCCCGGACGCCGCCGTGGCCTCCGAGGCGGCCTGCGCCGCGACGACCGACACCACCAGCACCTGCACCCTGACCTTCACCCTCGCCCCCGGCGCCGTCCCGGCCACCGACGCGCAGGCCGGCGCCTGGAACGTCAGCGCCTATGCGATCGCGCCGGACAGCGACGCCGTCTTCCTGGACTCCGCGGCCACCTTCAGCGTGCGGCGCGACACCCAGGTGACCGTCGCCGCCACGCCCCAGCGCGTCAGACGGGGGCGCAGCCTCACCATCACCGGCGACCTTCGCAATGCCGGCTGGGCGACCGGCGTCCCCGTCCCCGCCCCGGCCGGACAACCCGTGGAGCTGCAGTTCCGCCCGAAGGGCAGCAGCGCCTACTGCACCGTGAAGACCGTCCGGACGGCCGCCGACGGCACCCTCTCCACCACCCTGCGCGCGTACGCCGACGGCTTCTACCGCTGGTCCTACGCCGGCACGGCGACCACCGCGGCCGCGGTCTCCCCGGGCGCCTTCGTGGACGTCGTCGGCTGACACCCGAAGCCCCTCGTGCGCCGGGCACCGTTCCTAATCAGTGAGCAGGAGTGAGTCTTGGACCCATGCCTGGTCACTGCGGACATCCCGAACGGTTTTGGATGTCCTGGTCGCCCGCGTTCGCTCCGCACCCGGCAACACGGATCGTGTCCGTGGTCCGGGGATGCGGGGGCGGGTTTCCTCGCGCCCCGGGGTGCCCGGTCGGGCCTGGACGGTCCGATGCCCCTGCTCATCACTCCGGTGAGCAGGGGGCGGTGCCGTCCGACGCCGGATCGGGTGCCCCAGGGCGCGTCTGCCGATCGCCACCGCTGCCGCGTCGTGGCGAGAGGGCTTCCTGGTCTTGCTGGTGAGGGGTTTGTGCCAGTGCTGGGCACCCCAGCGGCTGGTGTAGGCGGGGTCGACGGCGACGATGGTGATGCCGAGTTCGGCAGCCATCGACACCAGGCGGGCCCGCAGCCTGGCTACAGGCATGCCGGAGATGAGATTGCGGAACTTCCTTCGGCGGCCGTGCTTCTCGCGCGTCTTGTCCGCAGTGAAGTCGAGGTCTTCGACCGCGATCGCGAGGCCGTGGCGCTTGGCCCAGTGCAGCAGGCGGATGAGGGCGTGCCGGATCTGGGCGTCGCGGTGGCTTGCGGTGCCGGACAGGTCGTAGCCG is a window encoding:
- the pstC gene encoding phosphate ABC transporter permease subunit PstC produces the protein MTTRIIERSAAAADDPPRRLYPDQGMPDRVFRGILRGGGALVLAIMLLVGGFLTYRAWQALSVAKWDFVTTEAWEPEGGNFGIAAVLVGTILIALVAIVFAVPLAIGTALYISEYAPPRLRQTLISVVDLMAAVPSVVYGLWGLFFFQGHVVTVARWISTYFGWIPLFEVDGADPRDPLATATVFTSSTFIAGIVVSLMVAPIICSVVREVFSQAPVGEREGAYALGAHRWGMIRSVVLPFGKGGMIGGTMLGLGRALGETIAVYLIISPVFAIQPHILQNGTSSVSSLIALRYGEATDLGMSALMAAGLALFLMTLVVNFAASSIVARSRSGATSDS